In Candidatus Hydrogenedens sp., the genomic window GGAAAAAATTACAAAGTTCTTAAAGACCCTAACAGGGGAATATCAAGGAAAATTAATCCAATAAACAAATACGTTTTCTAATTGATAGAATGAAATAACTTTATAATTAGTATCAAGTAATAAAAAATAAACGTATGTGATTCTTCTTCAATTTGGAAGACATAAATTTAGAATGGGCGAATATATATCCGCCCATTCTATTTTCACATTATATATAAGCATGTAATAATTCAGCTTGGTTAATTAAAAAAAGGCATTTATTAAATAAACATACCTATAACTTCCGCCATACCTGCATTTACAGGAGGAGTTCCAGCACCTGTCGGGTTTAATGGGTCTTCTGCCACATAACGGATAAATTCTACATGCCCATCCATATAAAGCACATTAGAACCTCCTGGAATATGATTAAACCCTTCTGTCTTGGTTGAAACATGGTCAAGCATAATCCATACGGAACTCTGTGCTTGAGCAGAAGCAGCAGGGTTATTAATATCCGTAATTAAGAACCTTTCAATACCTTCTCTAAGTCTATATACCACATTCCCTCCGCCATTCCCATTACCTGCTGTTACAGGTACATCTTTATCAACAAGATTGGGCCATTGGGACGGATTCATAAAAACAGGAACGAGGGTATTCATTGCAAGTTCAACAACTTGACCAGGCCCAGTTACAGACTGATTAATTAATGGAGGAACTGGGGGTAGTGTCATCGGATTGTCTGTCGTTTTAGCACGGTCCAAAACCCAGCCAATATATATGTAGCTTTCATCTATCGCAGCTGCACCGTAATGCTCATTAGTACATAACCAGCCTGCTGTATTTTCTCCTGTTGCATCATTGGTAACATCTTTAATAGTACTTTGTGCATCAGAGGGACAAAAGATTATTGCAGGGTCAGTTAAATATTCAGGATACAAAGTCGTTAAATCAGGACCCATCGCAAGGAATACAGACCTCTGGAAAGTAGTGTATGTCGGGTTGGCGACATCGCAATCTCTGTAAATAGGTTGAGCACCTTCCCTTACGAGAATTCGTGGAAACCGTTCACCTTTCGTTTCATTGCAATACATCTTGAATACTAATCCCCACTGCTTCAAGTTATTCTGACAGCTTGACCTTCTCGCCGCTTCACGTGCCCTCGCTAACGCAGGTAATAAGATAGCCGCAAGAATTCCGATAATAGCAATGACGACTAACAGTTCAATTAGTGTGAAACCTTTCTTACTTTTCTTCATATAAAACCTCCTATCGTTAAATTGTTAATATTTTATTGATGCTATTAAGCATTAAACATACAATAATTCTGCCATAAACTAACTAAAAAGTCAAATTTTTAAGAATTACGTATGTTTTATAATTCTGTTATAGAAATAGAAAAGCCTCTACTATTGAGTCATAAAAGTTTAAAAATATACTTCTATAAAGATAAATTTATTATAATATTTATAAAAACATTAGATATTAATAAAACACAGATATTTTATAGGAGATGGTAAAATGAGAATGAGATGTATTGGGTTAATATTGTCGTATGTAATTTTATTCTCAATAAAATCTACAGCAATTGTTTGGGAATTTCATGGTAATAATGAAGGATGGTATCCTGGGAATGAATATGTGCAAGATTTTCAAGTTAGTGGTGACGTGTTGTCTTTTCGTATTACAGGAGGTGACCCATCAATTTTGAGCCCAAATAATCTGAAAATAGACGGTTCAAATTTCCATTTCCTGCATGCTGAAATCGAATTTAATTCAAGTATTACAGGTAATGCCCAGATATATTTTATTACAGAAGAAGATAGTAATTGGAGTGAGGAAAAAGCAGTTTATTTTCAGGTCGTTCCTGGAAAACATACATATCTTATTAACATTCCCCAAAAAATACTATATCCCAATAAATGGTTGGGACAAACCATTGAGCAGATTCGGTTTGACCCACCTGAATATCAAGAAAACAATGTGAAAATATATTGGTTCGGTATTACATATGGAAGTGTATGGGAATTTTCAACCGATGGATACTATGATGGTTGGGGAGGATTCAACTGTATTGAAAACTCACAAGTTACAAATGGCTATTTGTTCTTGGAATTTAATTGTGGAGACCCCTATATTCATTCTCCATACGGATTGAGGTTGAACGGTTACGATTACCCATGGTTGCAAGCAGATATTGAATACTCCACTGAACAAGACCACTGGTTCCAATTATTTTTTATTCACTCCTCTGATGAAATCTGGGACGAACAAAAATCAGTAGTTTTTCCTGCTCGTTTAGGCAGACATGTTTATCTTATTAATATTCCACAGACGTTATCTGATTTAGGGAAAAGTCCATCATTATGGAATGAAAATATGATTACACAAATACGGTTCGACACAGGTGGAGTATATCCAGGGAACATAAAAATACATTGGATTGGGCTTTGTAGAGATTCTACATATCAGGGAAATGGGCAGGCTCCCGCATCTGAACGGGTAAAAATCTATCCGAGTGGTAGTATCAAAATAGAAGAAGGTGGCTCTATTGACTTACGGGTTCAACTCACAGATGTCGCCGAACCCTATTTTGTTCGTTGGACTCATAATGGCGAAGAAATAATAGGTGCTCAACAAACACGCCTTATAATTAGAGATGTTGATATTGCCAATGGAGGTTCATATCAATGTGTAGTTACTGATAGTGCCAAGGCTTTACTCTATTCAGAACCTGTTTATGTTGATATAGTTCCACAGGGGACTATACCTGCCTCTAATGGCTTATCCATAACAATAATAACCACCTTATTCGTTATCGTAAGTTGTGTTTATCTTCAGAAAAAGAAGAGGGGAGTGTCCTTAAAAAGAGATTAGATAAGATTTGGAAACAAGATATTGGATATAACATGTGGGAAGGATAAATATATAATTTCCTTATCAAGTATTTTGTTTAAAGTGATTTTATTCACATGGCTTATTAACAATAATGTATATGTACATTATTCAAAAGTTTTAAATGAATTAATTTAAGATAGTAATAGATGTAGTCAAAGGACTTGGGAATGGAGGATAGGAAACCTGTATATCTTTATATTAGTGAAGATATAGAAAAACAGTGTTTTAAATGGGCTCATGAGTTATTAAAAAATTGTTGTGTTTGTCCACGAAACTGTGGTGTTAATAGATTAGAGAATAAGACAGGTCATTGTAAGA contains:
- a CDS encoding prepilin-type N-terminal cleavage/methylation domain-containing protein, coding for MKKSKKGFTLIELLVVIAIIGILAAILLPALARAREAARRSSCQNNLKQWGLVFKMYCNETKGERFPRILVREGAQPIYRDCDVANPTYTTFQRSVFLAMGPDLTTLYPEYLTDPAIIFCPSDAQSTIKDVTNDATGENTAGWLCTNEHYGAAAIDESYIYIGWVLDRAKTTDNPMTLPPVPPLINQSVTGPGQVVELAMNTLVPVFMNPSQWPNLVDKDVPVTAGNGNGGGNVVYRLREGIERFLITDINNPAASAQAQSSVWIMLDHVSTKTEGFNHIPGGSNVLYMDGHVEFIRYVAEDPLNPTGAGTPPVNAGMAEVIGMFI